In Limnohabitans sp. TEGF004, the genomic window AGTGGTGGCCTTGCTCAAGCAAGCCACGGAAGCGGCGCCCAACAACGCGCGCGCGCGCATCGCACTGGCCAAGACGTATGAACAGACAGACCGCGCCAGCGACGCCTACGCCACGCTGGAAAACTTGGCTACGCAAGTGCCTGCCTCTTTGCCTTTGCTCGCGCCGAAGCTCGCCGCATTGGCGCAAACTTTGAACTGCGCGCCCAAAGCCATCGCCTTGCTAGAAACCAGCTACGCCAAAACAGCCTCACTCGATGTGCTCAACGCCATCGTCACGCTGCGCAAAGCACAAGGTGAAACCAACACGGGTGGTTTGTTTGCGAAGCATTTAGAACGTGAACCTTCGTTGGTCGCTGCGACGCAGTGGATTGCCAACGAAAAATTTGAGCACGAAGAATTTCACCCGCAAGTGCAACGCGCCCTTGAACGCGCAGCCAAACCGCTGCAACGTTACCGCTGCGCTGCTTGCGGCTTTGAAGCCAGCCAACACTTTTGGCAATGTCCAGGCTGCCAAGCTTGGGACAGCTACCCCGCCCGTCGCGTGGAAGAACTATGACAGTGAACAAACAACAACTTAGCCTTGCCCACGTGTTGGTCGTAGGCGACGTGATGCTAGACCGCTATTGGTATGGCGCCGTCGACCGCATCAGCCCCGAAGCCCCCGTGCCCGTGGTACGCATCACACGCGAAGAAAACCGCTTAGGCGGCTGCGCCAACGTGGCCTACAACGTGGTGAGCTTGGGTGCACATGCATCCCTGCTATCGGTCGTCGGTGACGACGAAGCCAGCCACTTACTGGAAGACTTGGTCGCCAAGACCGGCATCGCCCCACACTTAGGCCGCGACAGCCAACTCAAAACCACGGTCAAGCTGCGTGTCATTGGCCGCCAGCAACAACTGTTGCGCGTGGACTTTGAGAACACGCCGCAAAACGAAGTGCTGGCCTCGCAAACCGATCAGTTCATGCAGTTGCTTGCAGCTCACAAAGTGGTGCTGTTCTCTGACTACGGCAAAGGCGGCTTGGCCCATGTGTCGCAAATGATTACGGCCGCTCGCGCTGCTGACAAAGCTGTGTTGATTGATCCCAAAGGCAGCGACTACTCACGCTACGCAGGCGCAACCTGCATCACCCCTAACCGTGCAGAACTCGAACAAGTCATTGGCAAGTGGAGCAACGAAGCCGAGCTGGTGCAAAAAGCCCACGCCCTACGCCAAGAGCTCAAGCTCGATGCACTCCTACTCACCCGCAGCGAAGAAGGTATGACCTTGTTCGATGCACAAGGCGAATTGACTGTGTCTGCCCAAGCACGTGAAGTATTTGACGTCACAGGCGCTGGCGATACCGTGATTGCCACTTTGGCCACCTTGGTGGCGGCTGGCTTGAGCTTACGTGATGCCATGCCATTGGCCAACAAAGCAGGTGGCGTGGTGGTGGGCAAGTTTGGTACGGCCACGGTCAGCTACGAAGAATTGATGGCCTAAGTCCAGGCCCGATAAATACAAAACCAAGGGCTACGCAAAGTGCCTTGATGAATCTGGAGAAGTTATGAAAATCGTCGTCACAGGCGCCGCTGGTTTTATCGGCAGCAACATCATCAAGGGCTTGAATGCTCGCGGTATCACCAACATCATCGCGGTGGATGACCTGACAGAAGGCGACAAGTTTCGCAACATCGCCGATTTGAAGATTGCCGACTACCTCGACAAAGACGTGTTCTACGAACTCTTTGCCGAGAATGCCTTTGGCAAAGTTGAAGCCGTGTTCCACGAAGGCGCTTGCAGCGACACCATGGAGAGTGACGGTAAGTACATGATGGACAACAACTACACCCTCTCGTGTGGCTTGTTCAACGCCTGCCAACAAAGCGGCACACGTTTGCTCTACGCCTCGTCAGCTGCCACCTACGGCGGCAGCGACACCTTCATTGAGACGCCTGAATACGAGTTGCCGCTCAATGTGTACGGCTACTCCAAATTGTTGTTTGACCAACGCATGCGATTGGAGTGCAACAACAACTTCAAGAAATTCAAGCGCCAAGTGGTGGGCTTTCGCTACTTCAACGTGTACGGCCCACGCGAGCAACACAAAGGCCGCATGGCCAGCGTGGCGTTTCACCAGTTCAACCAATTCAACGCTGAAGGCAAAGTGAAGTTGTTTGGCGAATACGGCGGCTACGCCCAAGGCGCGCAAATGCGCGACTTCGTCTTCATCGATGACGTGGTCGCTGTGAACCTGTGGTTCTTAGACAACCCAGACAAATCTGGCATCTTCAACCTCGGCTCTGGCCGCGCACAACCGTTCAACGATGTGGCCTTGTCCGTGGTCAACGCCATGCGTGCCAAAAAAGGTGAAGCTACGTTGGACTTGACCAGTGCTGCTAAAGCGGGCTTGATCGAATACGTACCCTTCCCCGATGCACTGCGTGGCAAATACCAGTGCTACACACAAGCTGACCTGACCAACCTGCGCGCCAGCGGCTGCGACCACGCATTTGCCGATGTGCAAAGCGGTGTGACGCAATACATGGCGACTTTGAGCAAGTAAGCACGCCGTCCATGAACATCTTGCAAAACGACTTCGGTGGTTGCTCGATGTTCAAGGCGACGATACGCAGCGTACAGAAGGGTTTATCGCGCGTATGGTTGAGCGCTGCTGTCGCACTGATGTGCTGCGACATGGCCTTAGCGCTAGACATCAACCAAGCTAACGAGGCCGAATTAGACAGTGTCAAAGGCATGGGCCCAGCACTCAGCGCCAAGGTGCTCAAAGCTCGCACACAAGGCCCCTTCAAAGACTGGAACGATCTGATGCAACGCGTCTCAGGCATTCGTCAAAACAAAGCGCAGCAGTTTTCAGAACAAGGCTTGACCGTCGATGGCCAAGCATTTGCTAAAAAGCCCTAGCGTTCCTCAAAGCTTCTAACGCGTCTTCACGCCAAAACGTTGCAGCAGCGAAGAAGCCTTCCCACACACAGCCATTGCAGCCCCGCCCACAGCAAGTAGTGGGCTCAGGCGGTGGTGTGCGCAAGGTCACACCGCATTGCGCGGCAAGCACTTGCGCCTCAGCAAAAAAGACCTGTGCACTACGCCCATCGTTCAAAGGCATGCTGGCTAAAGATTCGATGCTCATGCACGAATCCTAGCCGCACCGCACACGCTTATTTGTTGGCGTTGGCGAAGAACAGTTGTTCGCCACCAATTTTGTAGCCGTTGATCGAAGCTTGACCTGCGGGTGAAACG contains:
- the rfaE1 gene encoding D-glycero-beta-D-manno-heptose-7-phosphate kinase, which codes for MTVNKQQLSLAHVLVVGDVMLDRYWYGAVDRISPEAPVPVVRITREENRLGGCANVAYNVVSLGAHASLLSVVGDDEASHLLEDLVAKTGIAPHLGRDSQLKTTVKLRVIGRQQQLLRVDFENTPQNEVLASQTDQFMQLLAAHKVVLFSDYGKGGLAHVSQMITAARAADKAVLIDPKGSDYSRYAGATCITPNRAELEQVIGKWSNEAELVQKAHALRQELKLDALLLTRSEEGMTLFDAQGELTVSAQAREVFDVTGAGDTVIATLATLVAAGLSLRDAMPLANKAGGVVVGKFGTATVSYEELMA
- the rfaD gene encoding ADP-glyceromanno-heptose 6-epimerase, with the protein product MKIVVTGAAGFIGSNIIKGLNARGITNIIAVDDLTEGDKFRNIADLKIADYLDKDVFYELFAENAFGKVEAVFHEGACSDTMESDGKYMMDNNYTLSCGLFNACQQSGTRLLYASSAATYGGSDTFIETPEYELPLNVYGYSKLLFDQRMRLECNNNFKKFKRQVVGFRYFNVYGPREQHKGRMASVAFHQFNQFNAEGKVKLFGEYGGYAQGAQMRDFVFIDDVVAVNLWFLDNPDKSGIFNLGSGRAQPFNDVALSVVNAMRAKKGEATLDLTSAAKAGLIEYVPFPDALRGKYQCYTQADLTNLRASGCDHAFADVQSGVTQYMATLSK
- a CDS encoding oxidoreductase-like domain-containing protein, whose translation is MPLNDGRSAQVFFAEAQVLAAQCGVTLRTPPPEPTTCCGRGCNGCVWEGFFAAATFWREDALEALRNARAF
- a CDS encoding helix-hairpin-helix domain-containing protein, with product MNILQNDFGGCSMFKATIRSVQKGLSRVWLSAAVALMCCDMALALDINQANEAELDSVKGMGPALSAKVLKARTQGPFKDWNDLMQRVSGIRQNKAQQFSEQGLTVDGQAFAKKP